Proteins from one Syngnathus scovelli strain Florida chromosome 17, RoL_Ssco_1.2, whole genome shotgun sequence genomic window:
- the LOC125985174 gene encoding alpha-amylase yields the protein MEWFIAWMLLWGLAAAQHHPHLRHGRTAIVHLFEWRWEDIAAECERFLGPNGFGGVQISPPNEHIVLNNPWRPWWERYQPVGYNLCSRSGNERELRDMVKRCNNVGVNIYVDAVINHMCGVTGGEGNHSSCGTWFSASTKNFPDVPFSSWDFNDHKCRTNSGEIENYGDANQVRDCRLVGLLDLALEKKYVRDKVAEFMNELIDMGVAGFRVDACKHMWPGDLDAVYSRLHNLSTKWFAEGSKPFIFQEVIDLGGEPISSREYTQLGRVTEFKYGAKLGTVFRKWHGEKLCYTRNWGEGWGFMPNGDAVVFIDNHDNQRGHGAGGASIITFWDPRLYKMAMGYMLAHPYGVTRVMSSFRWNRHIVNGKDQNDWIGPPSHSDGSTKSVPINPDQTCGDGWVCEHRWRQIKNMVIFRNVVNGQPHSNWWDNQGNQVAFGRGNRGFIVFNNDNWDLDVTLNTGMPGGTYCDVISGQKEGDRCTGKLIQVGDDGRAQFRISTQDEDPFVAIHAESKL from the exons ATGGAGTGGTTCATCGCGTGGATGCTGCTATGGGGGCTCGCTGCCGCGCAGCACCATCCACACCTCCGGCACGGCAGGACGGCCATCGTGCACCTCTTTGAGTGGCGCTGGGAGGACATCGCGGCTGAGTGCGAGCGCTTTCTGGGGCCCAATGGTTTCGGGGGAGTTCAG ATCTCACCTCCCAACGAGCACATCGTACTGAACAATCCATGGAGGCCATGGTGGGAGAGGTACCAGCCGGTGGGATACAACCTGTGTTCCAGGTCTGGCAATGAGCGCGAGCTGCGAGACATGGTGAAGAGGTGCAACAATGTCGGGGTCAACATCTACGTGGACGCCGTCATCAACCACATGTGTGGGGTGACCGGCGGCGAGGGGAACCACTCGTCGTGCGGGACCTGGTTCAGCGCCAGCACCAAGAACTTCCCCGATGTGCCCTTCAGCAGCTGGGACTTCAACGACCACAAATGCAGGACGAACAGCGGTGAAATCGAGAACTACGGGGACGCTAATCAG GTGCGTGACTGTCGCCTAGTGGGCCTTCTGGACCTCGCACTGGAGAAGAAGTACGTCCGAGATAAGGTGGCAGAGTTCATGAACGAGCTAATCGACATGGGCGTGGCCGGGTTCCGGGTGGACGCCTGCAAGCACATGTGGCCTGGAGACCTGGATGCCGTCTACAGTCGTCTGCACAACCTCAGCACCAAATGGTTCGCAGAAGGCTCCAAACCCTTCATTTTCCAGGAG GTTATCGACCTTGGAGGCGAGCCTATCTCATCGCGCGAGTACACCCAACTCGGACGAGTGACCGAGTTTAAATACGGCGCAAAGCTAGGAACCGTTTTCCGAAAATGGCACGGAGAGAAGTTGTGCTACACAAG aAACTGGGGCGAAGGCTGGGGTTTCATGCCCAACGGCGACGCCGTCGTTTTCATCGATAACCACGACAACCAGCGAGGCCACGGCGCAGGCGGGGCGTCCATCATTACTTTCTGGGATCCGAGACTCTACAAGATGGCCATGGGGTACATGCTGGCCCACCCTTACGGCGTAACCAGGGTCATGTCGAGCTTCCGCTGGAACCGCCACATCGTCAATGGAAAG GATCAGAACGACTGGATTGGACCACCGAGTCATAGCGACGGAAGCACCAAGTCTGTTCCCATCAACCCCGATCAGACCTGCGGGGATGGATGGGTGTGTGAGCACAGATGGCGACAGATCAA GAACATGGTCATTTTCCGCAACGTGGTCAACGGACAGCCTCATAGCAACTGGTGGGACAACCAGGGTAACCAGGTCGCCTTTGGCCGCGGTAATCGAGGCTTCATCGTCTTTAACAATGACAACTG GGACCTGGACGTGACCCTGAACACTGGCATGCCCGGCGGCACCTACTGCGACGTCATCTCTGGCCAAAAGGAGGGAGACAGGTGCACGGGAAAACTGATCCAGGTCGGTGACGACGGTCGCGCCCAATTCCGGATCAGCACCCAAGACGAGGACCCCTTTGTGGCAATTCACGCCGAATCCAAACTGTAA